One genomic segment of Ricinus communis isolate WT05 ecotype wild-type chromosome 5, ASM1957865v1, whole genome shotgun sequence includes these proteins:
- the LOC107262156 gene encoding uncharacterized protein LOC107262156: protein MAKRFDFEVTNNMARYEACLFRLEEVMVPGAKHLMVYGSSMLVIQQALEEWEVKEERLKSYVNYLRTLVCDFSKCSFVYLPQDKNEMANALATLSSMQVNPSHLLMKPLVIIKSGAPYYQWDQIMQVHIRPEEKPWFYYLKKFIESREYPEEATAKERYALRIQARNYIINDGVLYRRTVSGVQLRCVTKVEAHVVMEEMHKGVYEPHMSRIVLTKKIMQQCYY, encoded by the coding sequence ATGGCCAAGAGATTTGACTTTGAAGTGACTAATAACATGGCAAGATATGAAGCGTGTTTATTCAGATTAGAAGAGGTCATGGTACCAGGAGCTAAGCATTTGATGGTCTATGGGAGCTCCATGCTGGTAATCCAACAAGCCCTCGAGGAATGGGAGgtaaaagaagagaggttGAAGTCATATGTCAACTATCTCAGGACTTTAGTATGCGACTTCTCCAAGTGCTCCTTTGTATACTTGCCTCAGGATAAGAATGAGATGGCGAATGCACTAGCCACTCTGTCGTCTATGCAGGTTAATCCCTCACATCTTTTGATGAAGCCTTTGGTGATTATAAAATCAGGTGCGCCTTATTATCAATGGGATCAGATAATGCAAGTTCATATAAGACCAGAAGAGAAGCCATGGTTCTACTATCTAAAGAAATTCATAGAAAGCAGGGAGTATCCAGAAGAAGCGACAGCTAAGGAAAGGTACGCTCTACGGATTCAAGCTAGGAACTACATCATCAACGATGGAGTTCTGTATAGGAGAACAGTCTCGGGTGTACAACTCCGATGTGTGACTAAAGTAGAAGCTCATGTAGTGATGGAGGAAATGCATAAAGGAGTATACGAGCCTCATATGAGCCGCATAGTATTAACTAAGAAGATCATGCAGCAGTGTTATTACTAG